One window of the Eucalyptus grandis isolate ANBG69807.140 chromosome 6, ASM1654582v1, whole genome shotgun sequence genome contains the following:
- the LOC104444760 gene encoding uncharacterized protein LOC104444760 isoform X2, whose translation MSVLIGSLVCRCLVVNSMVATLHAAKSGQSLEGETCFGQPCSSSWVRNWFLVNNCVIVEDGNVIAARRNLTIETRNATRHAEIEALDVLLEQWQRTGLLAAEVAKKFSICSLYVTFEPCIMKINGDGTCLWFQADELVMGILDQRVSNVVEV comes from the exons ATGAGTGTTCTCATCGGAAGTTTAGTTTGTCGATGCTTGGTAGTGAATTCAATGGTAGCGACGTTGCACGCTGCAAAATCAGGACAATCCCTAGAAG GCGAAACTTGCTTTGGACAGCCTTGTAGTTCCAGCTGGGTAAGAAACTGGTTTTTGGTAAACAA CTGTGTGATTGTTGAGGATGGGAATGTTATCGCAGCTAGAAGAAACCTGACTATTGAGACACGAAAT GCAACAAGACATGCAGAGATTGAAGCTCTTGATGTTCTTCTTGAACAGTGGCAAAGGACTGGATTATTGGCTGCAGAAGTTGCAAAGAAGTTTTCAATATGCTCCCTTTACGTGACATTTGAACCATgcataatgaaaataaatggag ATGGAACCTGTCTCTGGTTTCAAGCTGATGAGCTAG TAATGGGAATTCTGGATCAAAGGGTTTCAAATGTTGTGGAGGTATAA
- the LOC104444760 gene encoding uncharacterized protein LOC104444760 isoform X4, whose amino-acid sequence MSVLIGSLVCRCLVVNSMVATLHAAKSGQSLEGETCFGQPCSSSWVRNWFLVNNCVIVEDGNVIAARRNLTIETRNATRHAEIEALDVLLEQWQRTGLLAAEVAKKFSICSLYVTFEPCIMKINGVMGILDQRVSNVVEV is encoded by the exons ATGAGTGTTCTCATCGGAAGTTTAGTTTGTCGATGCTTGGTAGTGAATTCAATGGTAGCGACGTTGCACGCTGCAAAATCAGGACAATCCCTAGAAG GCGAAACTTGCTTTGGACAGCCTTGTAGTTCCAGCTGGGTAAGAAACTGGTTTTTGGTAAACAA CTGTGTGATTGTTGAGGATGGGAATGTTATCGCAGCTAGAAGAAACCTGACTATTGAGACACGAAAT GCAACAAGACATGCAGAGATTGAAGCTCTTGATGTTCTTCTTGAACAGTGGCAAAGGACTGGATTATTGGCTGCAGAAGTTGCAAAGAAGTTTTCAATATGCTCCCTTTACGTGACATTTGAACCATgcataatgaaaataaatggag TAATGGGAATTCTGGATCAAAGGGTTTCAAATGTTGTGGAGGTATAA
- the LOC104444760 gene encoding uncharacterized protein LOC104444760 isoform X1, whose translation MSVLIGSLVCRCLVVNSMVATLHAAKSGQSLEGETCFGQPCSSSWVRNWFLVNNCVIVEDGNVIAARRNLTIETRNATRHAEIEALDVLLEQWQRTGLLAAEVAKKFSICSLYVTFEPCIMKINGDGTCLWFQADELVLSLAVMGILDQRVSNVVEV comes from the exons ATGAGTGTTCTCATCGGAAGTTTAGTTTGTCGATGCTTGGTAGTGAATTCAATGGTAGCGACGTTGCACGCTGCAAAATCAGGACAATCCCTAGAAG GCGAAACTTGCTTTGGACAGCCTTGTAGTTCCAGCTGGGTAAGAAACTGGTTTTTGGTAAACAA CTGTGTGATTGTTGAGGATGGGAATGTTATCGCAGCTAGAAGAAACCTGACTATTGAGACACGAAAT GCAACAAGACATGCAGAGATTGAAGCTCTTGATGTTCTTCTTGAACAGTGGCAAAGGACTGGATTATTGGCTGCAGAAGTTGCAAAGAAGTTTTCAATATGCTCCCTTTACGTGACATTTGAACCATgcataatgaaaataaatggag ATGGAACCTGTCTCTGGTTTCAAGCTGATGAGCTAG TCTTGTCTCTTGCAGTAATGGGAATTCTGGATCAAAGGGTTTCAAATGTTGTGGAGGTATAA
- the LOC104444760 gene encoding uncharacterized protein LOC104444760 isoform X3 — protein MSVLIGSLVCRCLVVNSMVATLHAAKSGQSLEGETCFGQPCSSSWVRNWFLVNNCVIVEDGNVIAARRNLTIETRNWQRTGLLAAEVAKKFSICSLYVTFEPCIMKINGDGTCLWFQADELVLSLAVMGILDQRVSNVVEV, from the exons ATGAGTGTTCTCATCGGAAGTTTAGTTTGTCGATGCTTGGTAGTGAATTCAATGGTAGCGACGTTGCACGCTGCAAAATCAGGACAATCCCTAGAAG GCGAAACTTGCTTTGGACAGCCTTGTAGTTCCAGCTGGGTAAGAAACTGGTTTTTGGTAAACAA CTGTGTGATTGTTGAGGATGGGAATGTTATCGCAGCTAGAAGAAACCTGACTATTGAGACACGAAAT TGGCAAAGGACTGGATTATTGGCTGCAGAAGTTGCAAAGAAGTTTTCAATATGCTCCCTTTACGTGACATTTGAACCATgcataatgaaaataaatggag ATGGAACCTGTCTCTGGTTTCAAGCTGATGAGCTAG TCTTGTCTCTTGCAGTAATGGGAATTCTGGATCAAAGGGTTTCAAATGTTGTGGAGGTATAA
- the LOC120294592 gene encoding disease resistance protein RPV1-like encodes MHDLIQSMGKDIVRQGCRDDPWRHSRLWRYDDVANVLSSDMGDCVVKAIVLEPPKLKELSIHPNAFTKMRKLRLLILSNVRNSFHGPICLPNALRWMDCTGCDPWNPKFSSGPKKLVNLYMRKGSITKIVKQLKDFKQLTYVKLSDCESLIITPNLSCAPNLKTLKLWNCKNLVEAHESIANHDNLQVLHFEWCPELRVFPNVLKSKNLQDLNFSVCSKFERFPDIPHELGCLKKLSILHTAIKELPTSIENLVSLERMLLDICKNSVSIPSNIYKLQKLQCFKSAFGPIVFPNLTDSANPCMKVGLSNLKVLDLLNCNLFEVEFLEDLSCFPFLENLILSGTILLVSLYPSVSVIVCLNCQLVIAIDYKRFPSFRHF; translated from the exons ATGCATGACCTGATTCAATCGATGGGTAAGGATATTGTGAGACAGGGATGTCGCGATGATCCCTGGAGACACAGCAGATTATGGCGATATGATGATGTTGCCAATGTTCTGTCAAGCGACATG GGAGATTGTGTTGTAAAAGCCATTGTGTTGGAGCCACCCAAACTGAAAGAGCTAAGTATCCATCCTAATGCCTTTACGAAAATGAGAAAGTTGAGATTGCTCATCCTATCCAATGTGCGTAATTCTTTCCACGGCCCTATATGTCTTCCGAATGCGCTAAGATGGATGGATTGCACTGGATGTGATCCCTGGAATCCAAAATTTTCATCCGGTCCAAAGAAATTAGTCAATCTTTATATGAGGAAAGGCagtatcacaaaaattgtaaaacaATTAAAG gaCTTCAAACAATTGACGTACGTTAAATTGAGTGACTGCGAGTCGCTCATTATTACGCCCAACCTCTCATGTGCTCCAAATCTCAAAACATTGAAACTCTGgaattgcaaaaacttggtaGAAGCCCATGAGTCAATTGCAAATCATGACAATCTCCAAGTCTTGCATTTTGAATGGTGCCCTGAACTTCGTGTTTTTCCAAATGTGCTCAAGTCAAAAAATCTTCAAGATCTCAACTTTTCTGTTTgctcaaaatttgaaagatttccCGATATCCCACATGAACTTGGATGCCTGAAAAAACTTTCCATACTACATACTGCTATTAAAGAACTTCCcacatcaatagaaaatcttgtctctCTAGAGAGAATGCTCTTAGATATTTGCAAAAACTCAGTAAGCATTCCATCTAATATTTacaagttacaaaaacttcaatGCTTCAAATCTGCTTTTGGCCCAATCGTGTTTCCAAACCTCACGGATTCAGCTAATCCGTGCATGAAGGTtggactttcaaatttaaaagtcTTAGACCTTCTCAATTGTAATCTGTTTGAAGTAGAGTTTCTTGAggatctttcttgttttcccttcttggaaaatttaattCTGTCGGGAACAATATTACTAGTCTCCCTATATCCATCAGTAAGCGTGATCGTTTGTTTGAATTGTCAATTAGTTATTGCCATCGATTACAAGAGATTCCCAAGCTTCCGCCATTTTTAA
- the LOC120294340 gene encoding disease resistance protein RPV1-like has product MKAIEQSHIAIIVFSEDYASSKWCLEEVLKIMECKEQSDLIVLPVFYKVDPKEVRGGRESYGRALAKHESKFGKDSEEVRKWKKALFDAGSLSGWHFNDEDESQLIQSIVNKTSTHLARQPVHVAKHPVGINSRVVELKLMLKLGYDDDVVMVGLWGQGGIGKSTLVRALYNTIFRQFEGSCLLENIREASKDSKDLVPLQEKLLFEILSLQQGLKVSCVNTGINLIQHRLHHKKVLLILDDVDDQRQLNALAGEGKWFGSGSRIIVTTRDKHLLTSHGIDQDCVYKVRALDYKEACELLSNCAFPTHQKLEIRRDLVDSVLNHARGLPLALEVIGSFLCGRNEDEWEKEE; this is encoded by the exons ATGAAGGCCATTGAGCAATCGCACATCGCAATCATAGTTTTTTCAGAGGATTATGCTTCCTCAAAATGGTGCTTGGAAGAGGTGTTGAAGATtatggagtgcaaggagcaaAGTGACCTCATTGTTCTACCggtgttttacaaagtggaccCAAAAGAAgtgagaggggggagagagagctaTGGGAGAGCTCTGGCTAAACATGAGTCCAAATTCGGGAAGGATTCGGAGGAAgtgagaaaatggaagaaagctCTTTTTGATGCCGGTAGCTTATCTGGGTGGCATTTCAATGATGA AGATGAATCACAGCTTATACAAAGTATTGTGAACAAAACCTCCACTCACCTAGCCCGACAACCTGTGCATGTTGCTAAGCATCCAGTTGGGATTAATTCCCGAGtggttgaattgaaattgatgtTAAAGCTtggatatgatgatgatgttgtcaTGGTGGGATTATGGGGACAGGGAGGCATAGGGAAGTCAACTTTAGTAAGAGCTCTTTACAATACTATTTTTAGACAATTTGAGGGTTCCTGTCTTTTGGAAAATATTCGTGAAGCTTCAAAAGATTCCAAGGATTTAGTTCCattgcaagaaaaattactaTTCGAGATTTTATCACTGCAACAAGGATTAAAAGTGTCCTGTGTCAATACCGGTATTAATCTAATACAACATAGGCTTCATCACAAAAAAGTTCTCCTcatccttgatgatgtggatgaccAACGCCAATTAAATGCTTTGGCAGGAGAAGGCAAGTGGTTTGGTAGTGGAAGTAGGATCATTGTTACTACAAGAGATAAACATTTGCTAACTTCTCATGGGATAGATCAAGATTGTGTATACAAAGTTAGAGCACTGGATTACAAAGAAGCTTGTGAGCTGCTTAGCAATTGTGCTTTTCCGACACaccaaaaattggaaattagGAGAGATTTGGTGGATAGTGTTCTGAATCATGCTAGAGGccttcctttagcacttgagGTGATTGGTTCCTTCTTATGTGGTAGAAATGAAGATGAATGGGAGA AGGAGGAATAG